The following DNA comes from Actinomycetota bacterium.
GCCCGCAGCGCCCTGTCGACGGTGCCGGGCGTCGAGGTGGTGGGTGTGGCGGCCGACGCCGACGAGCTAATGGGTGTGCTGGAGGCCACCCAGCCCGATGCCGTGCTGTTGGACGTGCGGATGCCGCCCACGCACCGGACCGAGGGGATCGACGCCGCCCATGCCATCCGGGAGCGGTGGCCGTCCATGGGAGTGGTGATCCTTTCGCAGTTCGACGACCCCGAGTACGCCCTCGAACTGCTCAAGGGTGGCTCCAACGGCCGGGCCTACATGCTCAAGGAGCGCCTGGGGGCGCCCATGCAGCTGGCCGAGGCGTTGCGGGAGGTGGCTGCCGGAGGCTCCATCCTCGATCCCAAGGTGGTCGACGGCCTGCTCGAGGCCCAGCGCCGGCGCAGCCGGTCGAAGCTTCACGGCCTGACCGATCGCGAGCACGAGGTGCTGGCCCTCATGGCCGGCGGGCGCACCAACGCGGCCATCGCCCGGGCGCTGGTGCTGACCGAGCGGGCCGTCGAAAAGCACATCAACGCCATCTTCCGCAAGCTGGGGCTCAACGAGGAGCTGGACATGAACCACCGGGTGGCGGCCGTGCTGATCTTCCTCCAGCGCCAGACGAGTTGACGGCCGGCCCCGGCCCCAAGCCCCGGCCCCAGCCCCACGTCACGAAACCTGCGCGGGAACCGTGGGCGTTTCGCCCACGGTTCCCGCGCAGGTTTCGGTCCCGGGGGCTGGCGGGACCGGGAACGTGGCGACCACCGACGTCCCGTGCCCGGGCCGGGACTCGATGCGCAGGTCCCCACCGAAGGAGCGGGCCCTGTCCTCCATGTGGAGCAGGCCCCCGTTCCGCCCGGTGCTCTTGGCGTCGAAGCCGCGGCCGTCGTCGGTGACCGATACCCGCAGGCGGCCCTCGGACACGTCCAGGGCCAAGGCCAGCTCAGTGGCACCCGAGTGCTTCAGGGCGTTGGTGACCGCCTCGAACATCAGGAAGTAGGCGGCCGTCTCGACGTCGGCGGGCAGGGCCGGCAGGGGGTCGGGCGACAGGTCGAGAGAGCTAGGAAGGGGAAGGCGGCTGGCGTAGCTGCGCAGGGCGGCAGTCAGGCCTCGGTCCCGCAGGATGGCCGGGTAGAGGTTGTGGCTGACCTCCCGCAACTGCTCGATCGTCCGGTCCAGCTCGGCGGCCAGAGCGTCGGCCCCCGCCCCGTCCTCGATGCCCAGGTTGACCGTCATGCGCAGCACCAACAGTTGCTGCTGGATCCCGTCGTGCAGGTCGCGGGCCAGGCGGCGCCGTTCCTCGTCCTGGGCCGTGACCACCCGCTGGGAGCTCTCGCGTAACTGGGCGGCTTGGCGTTCGACGAGAGCCAGCTTGGCCTCCAGCTCGGTCCGCATGCGGTCCAGGGCGACGGCCAGCCGCCCGATCTCGTCGCTGCTGCGGGCCACGAAGGGCCGGCCCCGCTCTCCGGAGGCGATGCGCTCGGCCGTGCCCGCCAGCTCGACCAGCGGCCTGACCATGGCCCTGAACAGCAGCCAGCCCAGGGCCACCGCCAGCGCGGCCATCACCGACCCGGCCACCACCCGGCGCACGGCCAGCGCCCGGGCCAGGTCGGCGGCCGGGTCGGGCAGGGCGATCCCCAGGGCGCCACCCACGGGGCTGGCCGCGGACCGCCCCACGGGCACGTAGGCCACGAGGCTGTCCTCGCCCGCCAGCCGGGTCACCCGGGGCCGGTCAGGCAGCTCGCCCGTGCGGTCGTCGCGCCCCGGGGGCTCGGTCACCGGGTGGCTCAGGGTGCTGCCGGCCACGGCGTCGCCCACGACCAGGATGACCCCGGCCAGGCCGCCCAGCTGGCGCCGCAGGCGGAAGGCCAGGTTGTCGCCGAACTCCCGGCCCCCGACCAGGACCAGGGCGTCTGGCCCGGTCCCCACGGTGACCGGGACGGCCTGGACGAACACGCCGTTCACCGTGGCCACCAGCCGGCTGGTCGGTTCGGTGGTGAAACCCGCGCCCCGCCCGAAGGGGAGGACGGGCGACAGGGCGCCCACGCTGACCGGCGGGTCGAGGGCCGCGCCCGTGCCGTCGACGACGTCGAGCTGGTCGAGCTCGAGGTTGGTGACCTCCACGCCCAGCCGGGCGATCAGTTCCGGGCGGCGGGCGGGGTCGGTGAGGCCGTCGCTGTCCAGGCGGCTGCCGAGGTTGCGAAGGGCCAGCACCAGCTCCCGCTGACGTTCGGTGAACGCCTCCTGGAGGACCCGCAGGTTGCTGTCGGCCACGTCGCGCGTCTGGCCGGCCACCGCGGCCCGTGTCAGGCGGGCGTCGACCACGGCCGTGACCGCGGTGGACACCACCAGGACCAGCACCAGCGCCGCCAGGACCTTACCCAGGACCGAGGACCGCAGGGGCCGGGGGGTGGCCCGCGACAGAAGGCACTGGTCGCCTGGCTCACGGCCACCCCCGCCCCCAGGCCCGGCCACACCACCGCCCGCAGGCCCGCGGCTCACGGCGGGGCCAGCGAGGACACGGCCCGGGACTGGGCCTCGGCCAGGGCGGTGCGGGCGTCGGCCCGCTCCCTGAGGACGCGGGACAGGGCGTCGCCGAAGGCCTGGGACGCCTCGTGCAGCGCCCCCAGGATCGGGGGGTGAGCGGTGGCCAGCTGTTCGACGAAGACCCTGAGCTGGGGATCGGCGAAGTGAGGGTCGGACAGCACCCGGGGGCGGACCGGCAGGCGGCCTTCCTCCTTGGCGAACCGCAGGGCGTAGGGGTCGGACGTGAGCAGCAGCATGAACTCGAAGGCCAGCTCGCGGTTGGGCGAACCCTTGGGCACCCACAGGCTGCTGCCGCCCATCGACGACCCGGCGGTGGCCCCGGTCAGGCCCCGGGGCATGAGGGCCACCCCGAAGTCGCCGTCGGGCACCTCCCTGGTCACCCTGACCAGGTCCCACGAGCCGCTGGTGTACATGGCCACCTGGCCGGAGCGGAAGAGGGCGTAGGCGTCGGTGGAGCGGGCATCGGGCCCGAGGGGACCGAAGGCCACGCCCGAGTCGATCAGCCTGCCCAGGTAGTCGAGCGTGCCCACCACGGCCGGGCTGTCGAAGGTGAACACCGGCGTCCCCCCGGGCTCGACCCGGAGCAGGTCCCCGCCGTTGGCCCGTACCCAGCCGAACGTGACCCAGGTGTCGACCGGCACGACCAGCCCCCGCCGGGCCCCGTCGGGGCTCGTGAGCTGGCCGGCCAGGCGCTCGAAGTCCACGAACGACAGCGGCCCGGTGGGCGGGGACAGGCCCAGTTCCCGGAAGCGGGTGGTGTTGTAGAGCACGGCCATGGCGTTGCTGTCGAGGGGCACGCCGTAGCGGCGGCCGGCCCAGGTGACGTCGGCCACCGCGCCGGGCAAGAACTCGTCGGCCGTGAGGCCGTGGTGGTCCCACAGGTCGTCGAGCGGTTCGGCCAGGTCCTGGCCGGCTCCCGTGTGAGCGTGGCCCTGGATCACGTCGGGCGGGGAGCCGCCGGCGATGCCGGCCCGGACGACGTCGGCCATCCTGCCGATCGGGCCCCGGTCGATGTCCACCCGCACCCGCGGGTGGGTGCGCTCGAACTCCCGGACGGCGTCGGTGAAGGGGGCCGTTACCCAGTCGTCGGTCATGACCACCCTGAGGACCGTCGTCGGTCCGGCCCGGGCCCCCGTCTCCCCGCCGCAGGCAGCCGAGACGGCGGCTGCCACAACCAGGACCGGCAGGAACCGCCTCATCGGCCGTACATAGTACGAGCGGTCGACGCCGGCTGCCCAGCCCTAACCTCCCGGCCGTATGGGGGTCAGTGGCTGAGCCTGAGCTCCAGGTCCTCGAGGCGCTCGACCAGGGCGCCCGGTTCGGTGCCGAACATCCCGGCGATGGCCCGGATGTCGTCGCGCCGGATGGTCAGCATCCGCCCGTTGAAGTCCTGGCGCATGACCTGGATGCTGTTCAGGTACTGGCGGACCATCTCCAGCTCGGGGTCTTCGACGTCGCGGAAGCGAGCGAGGTCGAAGGTGATCTTCTCGCTGGCCCCGCTCCGCGCCCGGCCGCCGCCGTCGCCCTGGGGAGAGGCCAGGGCACGGTCGAGCTCGCCGGTGGGCGGCAGCAACTGGTCGACGGGGACGCTGTAGTAGCTGGCCAACCGCTGGAGGCGGGGCACCGAGATTATGCGCTCGCCCCGCTCGTAGGCGCCCAGGACCGACGCCTTGAACTCGTGGCCGGACGCGGCCTCCACGTCCTGGAGTGAAAGGCCCTTCTGACGCCGGATCCCCCGCAACCGCTGGCCCACCTTCTGGGCATACGTCTGCAGGGGGCTGGGGGTTACGCCCCCACCTTCATCGCTCACCCAGTCCCCTTTTTTGTGCCTTCTACAGACTACCGCCGCGGTGAGGGCCGCGACAACGACGGAAAGTGACGAAATGGGGGTTTCTTAGCCGGGCCCGGACGCTCAGGGGGGCCCGCCGGCCCCACCGGTGGGGGAGACGAGGCCGGCCCGCAGCCCACACAGCAGGGCCCCGGCGGCCAGGGCGGCCGTCTCGGCCCGCAGCACGTGCGGCCCGAGGCCCACCCGACCTAGGCCGCGGCCGGCCGCCAGGTCCAACTCGGCCGCCGACCACCCCCCTTCGGGGCCTATGAGGACGGCGCTGGCCCCCGCCGGGAGCGGGGGGCCCCCGGGTACCGCGATCAGCGGGGGCGGTGCCCCGGCGGCCACCGCCGCGAAGGTGGACACTTCGTCCACGACCGGCAGCCACACCCGCCTCGACTGCGCGGCCGCCTCCCGGGCGATGCGCCGCCACCGTTCTACGGCCGCCTCGGCCCGCCGGTTGTCCCAGCGCACGACCGATCGCTCGGCCGCGAAGGCCACGATGCGGTCGACGCCTAGTTCGCACAGCTTCTGCACGGCCCACTCCGGGCGCTCGCCCTTGGTCAGGGCGAAGGCCACGGTGACCGCGGGCGCGGGCCGGGCCACGGTGAGGACCTCGCCGTCGAGGGCCAGAC
Coding sequences within:
- a CDS encoding response regulator transcription factor — encoded protein: MAILVVEPSRTTGCQPASSARGASTTGAYDGGTGPEPTTDQAGGSPAAHPGDGGPALRVVVADDWYLVREGARSALSTVPGVEVVGVAADADELMGVLEATQPDAVLLDVRMPPTHRTEGIDAAHAIRERWPSMGVVILSQFDDPEYALELLKGGSNGRAYMLKERLGAPMQLAEALREVAAGGSILDPKVVDGLLEAQRRRSRSKLHGLTDREHEVLALMAGGRTNAAIARALVLTERAVEKHINAIFRKLGLNEELDMNHRVAAVLIFLQRQTS
- a CDS encoding ATP-binding protein, encoding MSRGPAGGGVAGPGGGGGREPGDQCLLSRATPRPLRSSVLGKVLAALVLVLVVSTAVTAVVDARLTRAAVAGQTRDVADSNLRVLQEAFTERQRELVLALRNLGSRLDSDGLTDPARRPELIARLGVEVTNLELDQLDVVDGTGAALDPPVSVGALSPVLPFGRGAGFTTEPTSRLVATVNGVFVQAVPVTVGTGPDALVLVGGREFGDNLAFRLRRQLGGLAGVILVVGDAVAGSTLSHPVTEPPGRDDRTGELPDRPRVTRLAGEDSLVAYVPVGRSAASPVGGALGIALPDPAADLARALAVRRVVAGSVMAALAVALGWLLFRAMVRPLVELAGTAERIASGERGRPFVARSSDEIGRLAVALDRMRTELEAKLALVERQAAQLRESSQRVVTAQDEERRRLARDLHDGIQQQLLVLRMTVNLGIEDGAGADALAAELDRTIEQLREVSHNLYPAILRDRGLTAALRSYASRLPLPSSLDLSPDPLPALPADVETAAYFLMFEAVTNALKHSGATELALALDVSEGRLRVSVTDDGRGFDAKSTGRNGGLLHMEDRARSFGGDLRIESRPGHGTSVVATFPVPPAPGTETCAGTVGETPTVPAQVS
- a CDS encoding ABC transporter substrate-binding protein; this translates as MRRFLPVLVVAAAVSAACGGETGARAGPTTVLRVVMTDDWVTAPFTDAVREFERTHPRVRVDIDRGPIGRMADVVRAGIAGGSPPDVIQGHAHTGAGQDLAEPLDDLWDHHGLTADEFLPGAVADVTWAGRRYGVPLDSNAMAVLYNTTRFRELGLSPPTGPLSFVDFERLAGQLTSPDGARRGLVVPVDTWVTFGWVRANGGDLLRVEPGGTPVFTFDSPAVVGTLDYLGRLIDSGVAFGPLGPDARSTDAYALFRSGQVAMYTSGSWDLVRVTREVPDGDFGVALMPRGLTGATAGSSMGGSSLWVPKGSPNRELAFEFMLLLTSDPYALRFAKEEGRLPVRPRVLSDPHFADPQLRVFVEQLATAHPPILGALHEASQAFGDALSRVLRERADARTALAEAQSRAVSSLAPP
- a CDS encoding transcriptional regulator, which produces MSDEGGGVTPSPLQTYAQKVGQRLRGIRRQKGLSLQDVEAASGHEFKASVLGAYERGERIISVPRLQRLASYYSVPVDQLLPPTGELDRALASPQGDGGGRARSGASEKITFDLARFRDVEDPELEMVRQYLNSIQVMRQDFNGRMLTIRRDDIRAIAGMFGTEPGALVERLEDLELRLSH
- a CDS encoding RsmE family RNA methyltransferase, encoding MPAPGPGPATDARALVFVEDLDGPRLSAADDHHLRRVLRLHPGDLVAASDGAGRWRPCRFGPGPGLALDGEVLTVARPAPAVTVAFALTKGERPEWAVQKLCELGVDRIVAFAAERSVVRWDNRRAEAAVERWRRIAREAAAQSRRVWLPVVDEVSTFAAVAAGAPPPLIAVPGGPPLPAGASAVLIGPEGGWSAAELDLAAGRGLGRVGLGPHVLRAETAALAAGALLCGLRAGLVSPTGGAGGPP